In the genome of Thermomicrobiales bacterium, one region contains:
- the rbfA gene encoding 30S ribosome-binding factor RbfA, with protein sequence MSDRRQERVADLIRDEVSLIIQHEMSDPRLGMVSITHVEMSPDLRYARLFASVYGTEEEQRNSLVALNNASGFIRRTLAPRLRMRSIPEISFRLDRSMAHAESIARILNELQPELATPTESGAGNVSDDEDEQSR encoded by the coding sequence ATGAGTGATCGTCGCCAGGAACGCGTCGCCGATCTCATTCGCGACGAAGTCAGTCTGATTATTCAGCACGAAATGAGCGATCCGCGTCTGGGCATGGTCAGCATCACCCATGTGGAGATGAGCCCGGACCTGCGCTACGCGCGCCTCTTCGCAAGTGTCTACGGAACCGAAGAAGAGCAGCGCAACTCGCTGGTTGCGTTGAACAATGCCTCGGGGTTCATCCGCCGCACACTCGCGCCTCGTCTCCGGATGCGATCTATTCCCGAAATCTCCTTCCGACTTGATCGATCAATGGCCCACGCCGAGTCGATTGCTCGCATCCTGAATGAGCTGCAGCCTGAGTTGGCAACGCCAACCGAAAGTGGCGCTGGCAACGTCTCCGATGACGAAGACGAGCAGTCGCGATGA
- the infB gene encoding translation initiation factor IF-2: MAPPRPEGPVTLGSVMSVAELAEALHVTPIDVIKELMSQGIMATINQQVDYETATGVARAFEIETEEHVPDVVQAATEEIESRRAEGQSDPDATPRPPVVTIMGHVDHGKTKLLDAIRETKVAEGEAGGITQRIGAYQIEVQGRKITFLDTPGHEAFTAMRARGAQVTDVAILVVAADDGVMPQTREAISHVKAAGVPMIVAMNKIDLPAANPDRVKQQLAEAGVMPEEYGGDIPIVEVSAKEHLGIDDLLEVVLLLADLGELKANPLKPAVGVIIEAKIDHSRGVTATLLVQSGTLKPRDIIVAGATWGRIRAMSDDRGRKLRKAEPAAPVEVLGLLDLPEAGDLFQVVADERTARALAEERARQRRAEAFNQNRIVKLDDIYTQMQEGGTKELPVIVKADLQGSLEAVLGSLAKMNDESSAVKMTTVLSGTGAINDSDVNLAAASGAVIIGFNVRPDAAAKRSADAANIDIRYYDVIYHLIEDVRAAMSGLLDPEKREVTDGYAEIRETFRLPSRDVVAGLYVLDGKINRNSRVRVLRNGTVLTDTMVSSLKRFKDDVREVAAGYECGTTLEGFNDIEVGDQLEFYHVEEVARTQ, translated from the coding sequence AACACTCGGTTCGGTCATGAGCGTAGCCGAGCTCGCCGAGGCCCTACATGTCACACCCATTGACGTCATCAAGGAACTGATGTCGCAGGGCATCATGGCAACCATCAACCAGCAAGTCGACTACGAGACAGCCACAGGCGTTGCTCGCGCATTCGAGATCGAGACTGAAGAGCACGTCCCCGACGTGGTTCAGGCCGCGACTGAAGAGATCGAGAGTCGTCGAGCTGAGGGTCAGAGCGATCCTGACGCGACGCCACGACCGCCAGTCGTGACAATCATGGGTCACGTTGACCACGGCAAGACGAAGTTGCTCGACGCCATCCGTGAGACGAAGGTCGCCGAAGGCGAAGCCGGCGGCATCACGCAGCGAATCGGCGCATACCAGATCGAGGTTCAGGGTCGAAAGATCACCTTCCTCGATACTCCGGGCCACGAAGCGTTCACTGCGATGCGCGCCCGTGGTGCGCAGGTCACAGACGTCGCCATCCTCGTGGTTGCAGCTGACGACGGCGTCATGCCGCAGACGCGTGAGGCCATCTCGCACGTCAAGGCCGCTGGTGTGCCGATGATCGTGGCCATGAACAAGATCGACCTGCCGGCCGCCAATCCGGACCGCGTCAAGCAGCAGCTTGCCGAAGCGGGTGTCATGCCCGAGGAATACGGCGGCGACATCCCGATCGTCGAGGTTTCTGCGAAGGAGCATCTGGGCATCGACGACCTTCTTGAGGTCGTGCTGCTGCTGGCCGATCTTGGTGAGCTGAAGGCGAACCCGCTCAAGCCAGCGGTCGGCGTCATCATCGAGGCGAAGATCGACCACAGTCGTGGCGTCACGGCGACGCTGCTCGTTCAGTCGGGCACGCTCAAACCACGTGACATCATCGTTGCCGGGGCAACCTGGGGACGCATTCGTGCGATGTCTGACGATCGCGGTCGCAAGCTCCGCAAGGCCGAGCCGGCTGCGCCCGTCGAAGTGCTGGGTCTACTCGATCTGCCGGAGGCCGGCGATCTGTTCCAGGTAGTTGCCGACGAGCGCACAGCCCGCGCTCTTGCAGAAGAGCGAGCGCGGCAGCGGCGCGCCGAGGCGTTCAACCAGAACCGCATCGTCAAGCTGGATGACATCTATACACAGATGCAGGAAGGCGGCACGAAGGAACTGCCAGTCATCGTGAAGGCAGACCTGCAAGGTTCGCTGGAAGCAGTTCTGGGATCACTGGCCAAGATGAACGACGAATCGTCTGCGGTCAAGATGACGACAGTGTTGAGTGGCACCGGCGCGATCAACGACTCGGATGTCAACCTGGCCGCCGCGTCGGGGGCAGTCATCATCGGCTTCAATGTCCGGCCGGATGCCGCCGCCAAGCGTAGTGCTGACGCCGCGAACATCGACATCCGCTACTACGACGTCATCTATCACCTGATCGAGGACGTCCGTGCGGCTATGTCGGGTCTGCTGGATCCCGAGAAGCGCGAGGTCACCGACGGTTACGCGGAGATCCGCGAGACGTTCCGGCTCCCGAGTCGCGATGTCGTCGCCGGCCTCTACGTTCTGGACGGCAAGATCAACCGCAATTCGCGGGTTCGCGTGCTGCGAAACGGCACCGTGCTGACCGACACGATGGTCAGCTCGCTGAAGCGATTCAAGGACGATGTCCGCGAAGTCGCCGCTGGCTACGAGTGCGGCACGACACTTGAGGGGTTCAACGACATTGAAGTTGGAGATCAACTCGAGTTCTATCATGTCGAAGAAGTTGCTCGAACGCAGTAA